From one Bacteroides intestinalis DSM 17393 genomic stretch:
- a CDS encoding DUF6249 domain-containing protein produces the protein MMDFIMVPTIMAIITLGIYKLFELFVCKKERLMLIEKMGDKYVPDVACMPKLYGNFSFSALKLGCLLVGMGLGLLIGFVICTSAIPGYLDKDVDNWRVYRETVSLVYGACVLSFGGIGLITAFIAELKLSKK, from the coding sequence ATGATGGATTTTATTATGGTGCCTACGATTATGGCAATCATTACTTTAGGAATTTACAAACTGTTTGAATTGTTTGTATGTAAGAAGGAGCGCCTGATGCTGATTGAGAAGATGGGGGATAAGTATGTCCCGGATGTAGCTTGTATGCCGAAACTTTATGGCAATTTTTCTTTCTCGGCATTGAAATTAGGATGCCTGCTGGTGGGCATGGGATTGGGATTGTTGATAGGTTTTGTAATTTGCACTTCGGCAATTCCCGGATACTTGGATAAGGATGTGGACAACTGGCGTGTTTATCGTGAGACGGTATCTTTGGTTTATGGAGCTTGCGTGCTTTCGTTTGGAGGTATCGGGCTTATCACAGCCTTTATTGCAGAGTTGAAGCTCAGTAAGAAATAA
- a CDS encoding DUF1015 domain-containing protein: MAIIKPFKGVRPPQDLVEQVASRPYDVLNSAEAREEAKGNEKSLYHIIKPEIDFPVGTDEHDECVYQKAAENFQMFQDKGWLVQDDKENYYVYAQTMNGKTQYGLVVGAYVPDYMNGVIKKHELTRRDKEEDRMKHVRVNNANIEPVFFAYPDNATLDAIIAHYTAGKPVYDFIAPGDGFGHTFWIIDKQEDIDAITHEFAKMPALYIADGHHRSAAAALVGAEKAKQNPNHSGDEEYNYFMAVCFPANQLTIIDYNRVVKDLNGLTPEQFLAAVSKNFTVEEKGADIYKPSGLHNFSLYLDGKWYSLTAKPGTYNDNDPIGVLDVTISSNLILDEVLGIKDLRSDKRIDFVGGIRGLGELKKRVDSGEMKVALALYPVSMKQLMDIADTGNIMPPKTTWFEPKLRSGLVIHKLD; the protein is encoded by the coding sequence ATGGCTATAATTAAACCTTTTAAGGGCGTTCGTCCTCCGCAGGACTTGGTAGAACAGGTTGCTTCCCGTCCGTATGATGTGCTGAACTCAGCAGAAGCGCGCGAAGAAGCGAAAGGAAACGAGAAATCCCTGTATCATATCATTAAGCCCGAAATAGATTTTCCGGTAGGCACTGACGAACATGATGAATGTGTTTATCAGAAAGCTGCTGAAAACTTCCAAATGTTCCAGGATAAAGGCTGGTTGGTGCAGGACGATAAAGAAAACTATTACGTCTATGCGCAGACCATGAATGGAAAGACGCAGTATGGTCTGGTAGTTGGCGCTTATGTTCCCGACTATATGAACGGTGTCATCAAAAAACATGAATTGACCCGCCGCGATAAGGAAGAAGACCGCATGAAGCATGTTCGCGTGAACAATGCCAATATCGAACCGGTATTCTTTGCATATCCTGACAATGCTACTCTGGATGCTATTATCGCTCATTATACTGCCGGAAAGCCAGTGTACGACTTTATCGCTCCCGGCGATGGTTTCGGACATACTTTCTGGATTATTGATAAACAGGAAGATATTGATGCCATCACCCATGAATTTGCTAAGATGCCTGCCCTCTACATTGCCGACGGACATCATCGTAGTGCTGCCGCCGCTTTGGTGGGAGCTGAAAAAGCGAAGCAGAATCCTAATCATTCCGGTGACGAAGAATACAACTACTTCATGGCTGTTTGCTTCCCCGCCAACCAACTGACAATTATCGATTATAACCGTGTTGTCAAAGACTTGAACGGTTTGACACCGGAACAGTTCCTGGCTGCTGTCAGCAAGAACTTCACGGTTGAAGAAAAGGGTGCGGATATTTATAAACCTTCCGGTTTGCATAATTTCTCCCTTTATCTGGATGGCAAGTGGTATAGTCTGACAGCTAAACCGGGCACATATAATGATAATGACCCGATTGGCGTGCTGGATGTGACCATTTCTTCTAATCTTATTCTGGATGAAGTACTCGGTATAAAAGACCTTCGTTCCGACAAACGTATTGATTTCGTTGGTGGTATCCGTGGTCTGGGCGAGTTGAAGAAACGGGTGGATAGTGGCGAGATGAAGGTAGCTTTGGCACTTTATCCGGTCAGCATGAAGCAGTTGATGGACATTGCAGATACAGGCAACATCATGCCTCCCAAAACAACGTGGTTTGAACCGAAATTACGTTCGGGACTGGTTATCCACAAATTGGATTAA
- a CDS encoding NADH:ubiquinone reductase (Na(+)-transporting) subunit D, translating to MGQLFSKKNREVFSAPLGMNNPVTVQVLGICSALAVTAKLEPAIVMGLSVTVITAFANVVISLLRKTIPNRIRIIVQLVVVAALVTIVSEILKAFAYDVSVQLSVYVGLIITNCILMGRLEAFAMQNGPWESCLDGIGNGLGYAKILIIVAFFRELLGSGTLLGFNILNHEWLTNLGYVNNGLMLMPPMALIICACIIWYQRARHKELQEK from the coding sequence ATGGGACAGTTGTTTTCAAAGAAAAATAGAGAAGTATTCTCAGCTCCGCTGGGCATGAACAATCCTGTTACCGTACAGGTGCTGGGTATCTGTTCTGCACTGGCTGTAACTGCCAAACTGGAACCCGCCATCGTAATGGGTCTTTCGGTAACAGTGATTACGGCTTTTGCCAATGTGGTTATTTCATTGTTGCGTAAGACAATTCCCAACCGTATCCGTATTATCGTTCAGTTGGTTGTGGTAGCAGCTTTGGTAACCATTGTGAGTGAAATATTGAAAGCTTTTGCTTATGATGTAAGTGTACAGCTTTCTGTGTATGTAGGTTTGATTATTACAAACTGTATCCTGATGGGACGTCTGGAAGCATTTGCCATGCAGAACGGTCCGTGGGAATCTTGCCTGGATGGTATAGGTAACGGTTTGGGATATGCTAAGATTTTGATTATCGTAGCTTTCTTCCGCGAACTGTTAGGCTCGGGTACATTGCTTGGTTTCAATATCCTGAACCATGAATGGCTGACAAATCTGGGTTATGTGAACAACGGTTTGATGCTGATGCCGCCGATGGCTTTGATCATCTGCGCTTGCATCATCTGGTATCAACGTGCTCGTCACAAAGAATTGCAAGAAAAGTAA
- a CDS encoding DEAD/DEAH box helicase: MEIQDILRNLQVEQLTPMQEATREAYHENKDLVLLSPTGSGKTLAFLLPLVQSLKTNVQGVQAVVLVPSRELALQIETVFKSMGTPFKAMSCYGGRPAMEEHRTMKGVNPSVIIGTPGRMNDHLRKENFDAGTVTTLVIDEFDKCLEFGFHDEMAEVIGQLPSLKKRILLSATDTEEIPQFAGVGGDSQSSVSGSQLVKLNFLDPDALAPRLKLHKVVSPEKDKLEILYNLLCTLGYHSTLVFCNYRDSVERVTGYLQAKKFPCDMFHGGMEQPDRERALYKFRNGSCSVLISTDLAARGLDIPGIENVVHYHPPVNEEAYTHRNGRTARWEASGNVYLILHEEEFVPEYISDDIETYEFPEVLPKPAKPRWATLYIGKGKKDKLNKIDIVGFLYKKGGMAREDVGQVDVKEHYAFVAVRRSKMKQLLTLIRGEKIKGIKTIIEEAK; encoded by the coding sequence ATGGAAATTCAGGATATACTGCGTAATCTGCAAGTAGAACAACTCACCCCGATGCAGGAGGCTACTCGGGAGGCTTATCATGAAAATAAAGATTTGGTGCTACTCTCACCTACGGGTTCGGGTAAAACACTGGCTTTTCTTCTTCCGTTGGTACAATCATTAAAGACGAATGTGCAAGGTGTGCAGGCCGTTGTGTTGGTACCTTCGCGGGAACTGGCATTGCAAATTGAAACTGTATTTAAATCCATGGGAACTCCCTTTAAGGCTATGAGTTGTTATGGTGGCCGTCCTGCTATGGAGGAACATAGGACGATGAAAGGTGTTAATCCTTCAGTCATTATCGGTACACCGGGGCGAATGAACGATCATTTGAGAAAAGAAAATTTTGATGCGGGTACTGTTACTACATTAGTAATAGATGAGTTTGATAAATGTCTTGAATTTGGTTTCCATGACGAGATGGCGGAAGTTATCGGACAGTTACCTTCATTAAAAAAGCGTATATTACTTTCAGCTACAGATACCGAAGAAATTCCCCAATTTGCCGGAGTGGGAGGAGATTCCCAATCTTCAGTCTCCGGTTCTCAACTGGTTAAGCTTAATTTTCTTGATCCCGATGCTCTTGCCCCTCGTCTGAAGTTACATAAAGTTGTTTCTCCCGAAAAAGATAAGCTGGAAATACTCTACAATTTGCTTTGTACGCTTGGTTATCATTCCACTCTTGTATTTTGTAACTATCGTGATAGTGTGGAACGCGTCACCGGATACCTGCAAGCAAAGAAGTTCCCGTGTGATATGTTTCATGGGGGTATGGAACAGCCTGACCGTGAGCGGGCACTCTATAAATTTCGCAATGGTAGTTGTTCCGTATTAATTTCTACTGATCTTGCTGCCCGCGGACTGGACATTCCGGGCATCGAAAATGTAGTGCATTATCATCCTCCCGTGAATGAGGAAGCCTACACTCATCGTAATGGGCGTACAGCGCGTTGGGAGGCATCGGGAAACGTCTATTTGATTCTGCATGAAGAAGAATTTGTACCGGAATATATTTCTGATGATATTGAAACTTACGAATTTCCAGAGGTGCTTCCTAAGCCTGCTAAACCTCGTTGGGCTACATTATATATAGGTAAAGGAAAAAAAGATAAATTGAATAAAATCGATATTGTAGGTTTCCTATATAAAAAAGGTGGAATGGCACGTGAAGACGTCGGGCAGGTAGATGTGAAAGAACATTATGCTTTTGTAGCTGTGCGCCGTAGCAAAATGAAGCAATTGCTTACGCTGATACGTGGTGAAAAAATCAAAGGAATAAAGACGATAATAGAGGAGGCTAAGTAA
- a CDS encoding NAD(P)-dependent oxidoreductase, producing MKVLIATDKPFAKVAVDGIRKEIEAAGYELALLEKYTEKAQLLDAVKDANAIIIRSDIIDAEVLDAAKELKIVVRAGAGYDNVDLDAATAHGVCVMNTPGQNSNAVAELAFGMMVMAARNMYNGTSGTELKGKKLGIHAYGNVGRNVARIAKGFGMEIYAFDAFCPKEVIEKDGVTAVDSADELYSTCNVVSLHIPATAETKNSINYALVNKMPKGGVLVNTARKEVINETELIQLMEERADLKYMTDIMPAANETFAAKFVGRYFSTPKKMGAQTAEANINAGIAAAQQIVGFLKDGCEKFRVNKK from the coding sequence ATGAAAGTATTAATTGCAACAGACAAACCGTTTGCTAAAGTAGCTGTAGACGGTATTCGCAAAGAAATTGAAGCAGCAGGTTATGAACTTGCTTTGCTGGAGAAATATACAGAGAAAGCACAGTTACTGGATGCTGTGAAAGATGCCAATGCTATCATTATCCGTAGTGATATCATAGATGCCGAGGTGTTGGATGCAGCTAAAGAACTGAAGATTGTGGTACGTGCAGGTGCAGGTTATGATAATGTAGACCTGGATGCAGCTACTGCACATGGTGTATGCGTAATGAATACTCCGGGACAGAATTCAAATGCCGTGGCTGAACTTGCTTTCGGCATGATGGTGATGGCTGCCCGTAATATGTATAATGGTACTTCCGGTACGGAACTGAAAGGTAAGAAACTAGGTATCCATGCATATGGTAATGTAGGTCGTAATGTAGCCCGTATTGCTAAAGGTTTTGGAATGGAAATCTACGCTTTCGATGCTTTCTGCCCAAAAGAAGTAATTGAAAAAGATGGTGTGACAGCTGTTGACTCTGCTGATGAGCTCTATTCTACTTGCAATGTAGTTTCATTGCATATTCCGGCTACTGCCGAAACGAAGAACTCCATCAACTATGCTTTGGTGAACAAAATGCCGAAGGGTGGCGTATTGGTGAACACAGCCCGTAAAGAGGTTATCAACGAAACAGAATTGATTCAGTTGATGGAAGAACGTGCTGACCTGAAATACATGACTGACATCATGCCTGCTGCCAACGAAACATTTGCAGCTAAGTTTGTCGGACGCTACTTCTCTACACCGAAGAAGATGGGAGCACAGACTGCCGAAGCTAATATCAATGCAGGTATTGCTGCTGCTCAGCAGATTGTAGGCTTCCTGAAAGACGGTTGCGAGAAATTCCGCGTTAACAAAAAGTGA
- the nqrE gene encoding NADH:ubiquinone reductase (Na(+)-transporting) subunit E, with amino-acid sequence MEHLISLFVRSIFVDNMIFAFFLGMCSYLAVSKNVKTAVGLGIAVTFVLVVTLPVNYLLQTKVLAANAIIDGVDLSFLSFILFIAVIAGIVQLVEMVVERFSPSLYASLGIFLPLIAVNCAIMGASLFMQQRINVGESDPKYIGDIWDAISYALGSGIGWLLAIVGLAAIREKMAYSDVPDALKGLGITFITVGLMAMAFMCFSGLNI; translated from the coding sequence ATGGAACATTTAATAAGTTTATTTGTCCGCTCCATATTTGTGGACAACATGATATTTGCATTCTTCCTGGGTATGTGCTCTTACTTAGCTGTATCTAAGAATGTAAAGACTGCTGTAGGACTGGGTATCGCTGTAACTTTCGTATTGGTGGTTACGCTTCCAGTCAACTATTTATTGCAGACCAAGGTGCTGGCTGCCAATGCTATTATTGATGGCGTTGACCTCAGCTTCCTCAGTTTTATCCTTTTTATTGCTGTAATTGCCGGTATCGTACAGTTGGTAGAGATGGTTGTGGAACGTTTTAGTCCTTCTCTCTACGCTTCACTGGGTATCTTCTTGCCGTTGATTGCTGTAAACTGTGCTATCATGGGTGCTTCTCTGTTCATGCAGCAGCGCATCAATGTAGGTGAGAGTGACCCGAAGTACATCGGTGATATATGGGATGCCATCTCTTACGCACTGGGTTCCGGTATTGGTTGGTTACTGGCTATTGTCGGTCTGGCAGCTATCCGTGAAAAAATGGCTTACTCTGACGTGCCTGATGCGCTGAAAGGCTTGGGTATCACGTTCATTACAGTAGGCTTGATGGCAATGGCATTCATGTGTTTCTCTGGTTTGAACATCTAA
- the nqrF gene encoding NADH:ubiquinone reductase (Na(+)-transporting) subunit F has translation MDMNLILASIGVFLVVILLLVVILLVAKNFLVPSGNVKLTINGDKVLDVESGATLLNTLSVNGVFLSSACGGKGSCGQCKCQVLDGGGEILPSEVPHFSRKQVQDHWRLGCQVKVKSDMAIKIDESVLGVKEWECEVISNKNVATFIKEFIVALPKGEHMDFIPGSYAQIKIPKFDMDYNKDIDKSLIGDEYLPAWEKFGLFTLKCRNDEETIRAYSMANYPAEGDRIMLTVRIATPPFKPKEQGPGFMDVMPGIASSYIFTLKPGDKVIMSGPYGDFHPIFDSKKEMMWIGGGAGMAPLRAQIMHLTKTLHTTDRKMTYFYGARALNEVFYLEDFLQIEKDFPNFTFHLALDRPDPAADAAGVKYTPGFVHQVIYNTYLKDHEAPEDIEYYMCGPGPMSKAVEKMLDDLGVPAQNLMFDNFGG, from the coding sequence ATGGATATGAATTTAATATTAGCGAGCATTGGAGTATTCCTGGTGGTTATTCTGCTGCTTGTTGTTATCCTGCTGGTTGCCAAGAATTTCTTGGTGCCTTCAGGTAATGTAAAACTGACTATAAACGGTGACAAGGTACTGGATGTGGAGTCTGGTGCTACGTTGCTGAATACATTGTCTGTGAATGGAGTATTCCTTTCTTCCGCTTGTGGTGGTAAGGGTTCTTGCGGACAGTGTAAATGCCAGGTACTGGATGGTGGCGGCGAGATTCTGCCGTCTGAGGTTCCTCATTTTAGCCGTAAACAAGTACAGGATCACTGGCGTCTGGGTTGCCAGGTGAAGGTAAAGAGCGATATGGCTATCAAGATTGATGAGTCTGTGCTTGGTGTAAAAGAGTGGGAATGCGAAGTTATCTCCAACAAGAATGTGGCTACGTTCATCAAAGAGTTCATCGTTGCGTTGCCTAAGGGTGAACACATGGACTTTATTCCGGGGTCTTATGCGCAGATCAAGATACCTAAGTTCGATATGGACTATAACAAAGACATTGATAAGAGCCTGATTGGTGATGAGTATTTGCCGGCATGGGAAAAATTCGGTCTGTTTACACTGAAGTGTCGAAATGACGAAGAAACCATTCGTGCATACTCTATGGCTAACTATCCGGCAGAGGGCGACCGTATTATGTTGACGGTACGTATCGCAACTCCGCCGTTTAAGCCCAAAGAACAAGGTCCGGGCTTTATGGATGTGATGCCGGGTATCGCTTCTTCTTATATCTTTACGCTGAAACCAGGTGACAAGGTTATCATGAGTGGTCCTTACGGAGACTTCCATCCGATATTCGACTCTAAGAAGGAAATGATGTGGATTGGTGGTGGTGCCGGTATGGCTCCGTTGCGTGCCCAGATCATGCACTTAACGAAGACATTGCATACTACTGACCGTAAGATGACTTACTTCTATGGTGCACGTGCCCTGAATGAAGTATTCTATCTGGAAGACTTCCTGCAAATAGAGAAAGATTTCCCGAACTTTACGTTCCATTTGGCATTAGACCGTCCGGATCCCGCAGCAGATGCAGCAGGCGTGAAGTATACTCCGGGATTCGTTCATCAGGTAATTTACAATACATACCTGAAAGACCATGAAGCTCCTGAAGATATTGAATATTACATGTGTGGTCCTGGCCCGATGTCGAAGGCTGTTGAGAAGATGCTCGACGATCTTGGTGTTCCGGCTCAGAACTTGATGTTCGATAACTTCGGCGGATAA
- a CDS encoding Na(+)-translocating NADH-quinone reductase subunit C, whose product MNTNSNSYTIIYASVMVVIVAFLLAFVSSSLRTIQNKNVELDTKKQILAALNIKNVKDAEAEYNKYVKGDMLMNVDGTLTENTGAFATGYEKEAKEHQRLHVFVAEVNGEKKYVFPVYGAGLWGAIWGYVALNSDKDTVYGVYFSHASETPGLGAEIAGQHFQDEFLGKKTLENGEIALGVVKNGKVEKPDYQVDGISGGTITSVGVDAMLKACLNSYKSFLTNNDEE is encoded by the coding sequence ATGAATACCAATAGTAATAGTTATACTATCATTTATGCTTCGGTAATGGTTGTTATCGTTGCATTCTTGCTGGCATTCGTTAGTTCCTCATTGAGAACCATTCAGAACAAAAATGTGGAACTGGATACGAAGAAGCAAATACTCGCTGCATTGAATATCAAGAACGTGAAAGATGCCGAGGCTGAATATAATAAATATGTAAAAGGAGATATGCTGATGAACGTAGACGGTACTTTGACCGAGAATACCGGAGCATTTGCTACTGGCTACGAAAAAGAGGCTAAAGAACATCAACGTCTGCACGTATTCGTAGCAGAAGTGAATGGAGAAAAGAAATATGTGTTCCCTGTTTACGGTGCCGGTCTTTGGGGTGCTATCTGGGGATATGTTGCACTGAATAGCGATAAAGATACTGTTTATGGTGTCTATTTCTCTCATGCCAGTGAAACTCCGGGTCTGGGTGCTGAAATTGCCGGACAACACTTTCAAGATGAATTCTTGGGTAAGAAGACACTGGAAAACGGTGAAATTGCCTTGGGTGTTGTGAAGAACGGCAAGGTTGAGAAACCTGATTATCAAGTGGACGGTATCTCTGGTGGTACGATTACTTCTGTAGGTGTAGATGCCATGCTGAAAGCTTGTCTGAATAGTTACAAGAGTTTTTTAACCAATAATGATGAGGAATAA
- a CDS encoding D-isomer specific 2-hydroxyacid dehydrogenase family protein, translating to MFRKLVAIEPVSLIPSAEKELHSYADEVVMYPDIPAGDEEIIARIGDADAVLLSYTSRINRAVLEECTDIKYIGMCCSLYSPESANVDIRYANERGITVTGIRDYGDEGVVEYVISELVRCLHGFGQEPWEDMPREITGLKVGVVGLGKSGGMIADALKFFGAEIAYFARSEKQEATAKGYRFLPLNELLAQSEVVFCCLNKNTVLLHEAEFGQLGNKKILFNTGLSPAWDEPAFVKWLEGDNLCFCDTVGALGGEQLLSHPHVRCMQVSTGRTRQAFDRLSEKVLANIKEYIR from the coding sequence ATGTTTCGTAAACTTGTAGCAATAGAACCTGTAAGTCTGATTCCGTCAGCAGAAAAAGAACTGCACTCATATGCAGATGAAGTTGTGATGTATCCTGATATTCCGGCAGGAGATGAGGAAATTATAGCCCGCATCGGAGATGCCGATGCTGTGCTCCTGAGTTATACTTCCCGGATAAACCGTGCGGTGTTGGAGGAGTGTACGGATATTAAATATATCGGGATGTGCTGTTCGCTGTACTCTCCCGAAAGCGCCAACGTGGATATCCGCTATGCCAATGAACGGGGAATAACCGTAACCGGTATTCGTGATTATGGCGATGAGGGTGTGGTGGAATATGTGATCAGTGAGTTAGTGCGTTGTCTGCATGGATTTGGTCAGGAACCGTGGGAAGATATGCCGCGCGAGATTACCGGGCTGAAAGTTGGTGTTGTGGGTCTGGGTAAGTCCGGTGGCATGATAGCGGATGCATTGAAGTTTTTCGGTGCGGAGATTGCCTACTTTGCCCGTAGCGAGAAGCAGGAGGCGACAGCTAAAGGATATCGTTTCCTGCCGTTGAACGAACTTCTTGCTCAGAGTGAGGTTGTTTTCTGTTGTCTCAATAAGAACACGGTTTTGTTGCATGAGGCGGAGTTCGGACAACTGGGAAACAAGAAGATTCTGTTCAATACCGGATTATCCCCGGCATGGGACGAACCGGCATTTGTCAAGTGGCTGGAAGGTGACAATCTTTGTTTTTGTGATACGGTGGGAGCTTTGGGTGGAGAGCAACTTTTGAGTCATCCCCATGTCCGTTGCATGCAAGTTTCCACTGGCCGCACCCGTCAGGCGTTTGACCGCCTGAGCGAGAAAGTGCTTGCCAATATAAAGGAATATATCCGGTAA
- the serC gene encoding 3-phosphoserine/phosphohydroxythreonine transaminase produces the protein MKKHNFNAGPSILPREVIEDTAKAILDFNGSGLSLMEISHRAKDFQPVVDEAVALFKELLNIPEGYSVLFLGGGASLEFCMVPFNFLEKKAAYLNTGVWAKKAMKEAKAFGEVVEVASSAESTYTYIPKDYTVPADADYFHITTNNTIYGTELKEDLNVNVPMIADMSSDIFSRPIDVSKYICIYGGAQKNLAPSGVTFVIVKNDALGKVSRYIPTMLNYQTHVDSGSMFNTPPVVPIYAALQTLRWIKAQGGVKEMERRAIEKADMLYAEIDRNKMFVGTAAQEDRSRMNICFVMAPEYKELEADFMKFATERGMVGIKGHRSVGGFRASCYNAMPKESVQALIDCMQEFEKLH, from the coding sequence ATGAAAAAGCATAATTTCAATGCAGGACCTTCTATTCTTCCTCGTGAGGTGATTGAGGATACGGCAAAAGCTATTCTCGATTTCAATGGTTCAGGCCTCTCACTGATGGAAATCAGCCACCGTGCTAAGGATTTTCAACCCGTTGTGGATGAAGCTGTAGCACTATTCAAAGAATTACTTAATATCCCTGAAGGGTATTCGGTACTGTTCTTGGGCGGTGGTGCCAGTTTGGAATTCTGCATGGTACCCTTCAACTTCCTTGAAAAGAAAGCTGCTTACCTGAATACAGGTGTATGGGCCAAAAAAGCCATGAAAGAAGCCAAAGCATTCGGTGAAGTAGTTGAAGTCGCTTCTTCCGCTGAATCTACTTATACTTATATTCCGAAGGACTATACAGTACCTGCTGATGCTGATTATTTCCACATCACAACCAACAATACTATTTATGGTACTGAACTTAAGGAAGATTTGAATGTAAATGTTCCGATGATTGCTGATATGTCTTCTGATATTTTCTCCCGTCCTATCGACGTGTCTAAATATATCTGTATCTATGGCGGTGCACAGAAGAATCTGGCTCCTTCCGGTGTTACATTTGTTATCGTGAAGAATGACGCTTTGGGTAAAGTTTCCCGTTATATCCCGACAATGCTGAATTATCAGACACATGTTGACAGCGGTTCCATGTTTAATACTCCTCCGGTTGTTCCTATCTATGCTGCATTGCAGACTTTACGTTGGATCAAGGCACAGGGTGGTGTGAAAGAAATGGAACGCCGTGCCATAGAAAAGGCAGATATGCTGTATGCTGAAATCGACCGCAACAAAATGTTCGTAGGTACTGCCGCACAGGAAGACCGTTCACGCATGAACATCTGTTTTGTGATGGCTCCCGAATACAAAGAATTGGAAGCTGACTTTATGAAGTTTGCTACAGAAAGGGGTATGGTAGGTATCAAAGGACACCGTTCAGTAGGTGGATTCCGTGCATCTTGCTATAATGCTATGCCAAAAGAAAGCGTACAGGCTTTGATTGACTGCATGCAGGAATTTGAGAAACTTCATTAA
- a CDS encoding RNA polymerase sigma factor: MENNETHIIRRILKGETALYENFLNQYGQQVFSLIARIICNQEDAEELTQDVFLKAFQHLSSFKAESSFSTWIYSIAYNTAISAARKRKFDTFAMDDTLLANISEQQVDETLNDESEEMIIKLNRAIEKLNSDERALITLFYYEEKTMNETALILGLTESNAKVKLHRVRKKIYVLIKQEEV, translated from the coding sequence ATGGAGAATAACGAAACACATATTATCCGACGAATATTGAAAGGAGAAACTGCTCTGTACGAAAACTTCCTGAATCAGTACGGTCAACAGGTATTTTCCCTGATTGCCCGCATCATCTGCAATCAGGAGGATGCCGAAGAGCTGACGCAAGACGTTTTTCTGAAAGCGTTCCAGCACCTCTCCTCTTTCAAAGCCGAAAGTTCTTTCTCCACATGGATATATTCCATCGCTTATAATACGGCGATTTCGGCAGCCCGTAAAAGGAAATTTGATACCTTTGCCATGGATGATACGTTACTCGCCAACATTTCGGAACAACAGGTTGATGAAACGCTGAACGACGAAAGCGAGGAAATGATTATCAAACTAAACAGAGCCATAGAAAAACTGAACTCCGACGAACGTGCCTTGATTACTCTATTCTACTATGAAGAAAAGACGATGAATGAAACCGCCCTGATTCTGGGCCTGACAGAGAGCAATGCAAAAGTAAAATTGCATCGCGTACGCAAAAAGATATATGTACTCATTAAACAAGAGGAAGTATGA